From a region of the Methylomonas rapida genome:
- a CDS encoding NAD(P)/FAD-dependent oxidoreductase, with the protein MAKIVIVGAGIGGIPMALEMKENARKEDEVVVIADTPTFHFVPSNPWVAVNWRKPEDIKVELAPMFNKKKIGFIQQKVTRFHPDSNQVELADGARVDYDYLIIATGPKLAFDEVPGLGPDGYTQSVCHVDHAGEAGEFWDKFVEDPGPIVIGAAQGASCFGPAYEYMFIAETDLRKRKIRDKVKMTYVTSEPYIGHLGLGGVGDTKGMLESELRNKSINWICNARIDKIEDGMMYVTEVDENGQEKKKHELAFKHSMILPAFKGVDALQGIDKLVNPRGFVIVDEHQRNPTYTNIYSVGVCIAIPPIEQTPVPTGTPKTGYMIESMVTATAHNIRAELDGKKPKDKGSWNALCLADFGDSGVAFLAMPQIPPRNVQWSSSGKWVHLAKIGYEKYFMRKVRKGISEPYYERLTLKMFGIMRLKG; encoded by the coding sequence ATGGCAAAAATAGTAATCGTAGGCGCGGGCATCGGCGGTATCCCGATGGCACTGGAAATGAAGGAAAACGCCCGGAAAGAAGACGAGGTAGTGGTGATTGCCGATACCCCGACTTTTCATTTCGTGCCTTCCAATCCCTGGGTGGCGGTGAACTGGCGCAAGCCCGAAGACATCAAGGTCGAACTGGCGCCGATGTTCAACAAAAAGAAGATTGGTTTCATTCAGCAAAAAGTCACCCGTTTCCACCCGGACAGCAACCAAGTCGAATTGGCCGATGGTGCCAGGGTGGATTACGATTATCTGATCATTGCCACCGGTCCGAAACTGGCTTTCGACGAAGTGCCCGGTTTGGGGCCTGACGGTTACACCCAATCGGTTTGTCATGTCGATCACGCGGGCGAGGCAGGGGAGTTTTGGGACAAATTCGTCGAAGATCCAGGCCCCATCGTCATCGGCGCCGCTCAAGGCGCATCGTGCTTTGGCCCGGCATATGAGTACATGTTCATCGCGGAAACAGACTTGCGCAAACGCAAAATTCGCGACAAGGTCAAAATGACTTACGTGACCTCCGAACCCTATATCGGTCATCTGGGATTGGGCGGCGTCGGCGACACCAAGGGCATGCTGGAAAGTGAATTGCGCAACAAGAGCATCAACTGGATCTGTAACGCCAGAATCGACAAGATCGAGGATGGCATGATGTACGTCACCGAAGTCGACGAAAACGGCCAGGAGAAAAAGAAACATGAGCTGGCTTTCAAACACAGCATGATACTGCCGGCCTTCAAGGGGGTAGACGCTTTGCAGGGTATCGACAAACTGGTCAACCCGCGCGGTTTCGTGATTGTGGACGAGCATCAACGCAATCCGACCTATACAAACATCTATTCCGTCGGCGTTTGCATCGCCATCCCGCCGATCGAACAAACACCGGTGCCAACCGGTACGCCGAAAACCGGCTACATGATCGAGTCCATGGTGACGGCCACCGCGCACAACATTCGCGCCGAGCTCGACGGTAAAAAACCCAAGGACAAAGGCAGCTGGAATGCCCTGTGTCTGGCCGATTTCGGCGACAGTGGCGTCGCTTTCCTGGCCATGCCGCAAATTCCACCGCGCAATGTGCAATGGTCTTCCAGCGGCAAATGGGTGCATTTGGCGAAGATAGGCTATGAAAAATATTTCATGCGCAAGGTGCGCAAAGGCATCAGCGAGCCCTACTACGAACGCTTGACACTGAAAATGTTCGGCATCATGCGCCTGAAAGGCTAA
- a CDS encoding sigma-54 interaction domain-containing protein produces the protein MSQFSPFFNRWLSRIGPDQVVAILTELVDAGAVFAVDADGKVLFWSKGAEKLFGQTADMVLGKSCAEALGCDQGQDPCGLAELGSIKAQSVQVKRLSGGRLTCQRTARAFFDAQGQFAGALEFLHPQVSAETLVGKQGNSESFHGILSRDPAMLEAIKIIRNVAETEATVLIRGESGTGKELVARALHQESPRRHRPFLAINCAALSPNLLESELFGHVKGAFTGAVRNHAGLFTRAHGGTLFLDEVAELPLELQAKLLRVLQEQSFIPVGGDSAISVDVRIIAATHRSLREEVKAGRFREDLMYRLRVVPVFLPPLRERRLDVNLLLWHQINLHNLHGKRHVDSIAPEAMRRLLDHAWPGNVRELINVVEYAFAVGRGNELRLDDLPPEFREPKPLAAFDAVPTISRTRNKHEAELIRDALKMANGNLEAAASYAGMSRVTFWRKRKKYNIEGYD, from the coding sequence ATGAGTCAATTCTCCCCGTTTTTCAATCGCTGGCTCAGCCGGATCGGCCCGGATCAGGTGGTGGCCATCCTGACGGAACTCGTGGATGCAGGTGCGGTGTTCGCGGTGGATGCCGACGGTAAGGTTTTGTTTTGGAGCAAGGGCGCGGAAAAGCTGTTTGGTCAAACGGCGGACATGGTGCTTGGTAAATCCTGCGCCGAGGCTCTGGGTTGCGATCAAGGACAGGACCCTTGTGGCTTGGCCGAACTGGGTTCGATCAAGGCGCAAAGCGTTCAGGTTAAACGCCTTTCGGGTGGCCGCCTGACCTGTCAGCGCACTGCGCGCGCCTTCTTCGACGCCCAGGGCCAATTTGCCGGCGCATTGGAATTTCTCCACCCGCAAGTATCGGCCGAAACGCTCGTAGGAAAACAGGGAAATAGCGAAAGCTTTCACGGCATTCTGTCCCGCGACCCGGCCATGCTGGAAGCGATCAAGATTATCCGCAATGTCGCCGAGACCGAAGCAACCGTGCTGATTCGAGGCGAATCGGGTACTGGAAAGGAATTGGTGGCGCGTGCATTGCATCAAGAAAGCCCACGCCGCCATCGCCCTTTTCTGGCCATCAACTGTGCGGCGCTAAGTCCCAACTTGCTGGAAAGCGAACTGTTTGGTCATGTCAAAGGCGCGTTCACCGGCGCCGTGCGCAACCATGCCGGCCTGTTCACGCGCGCGCATGGCGGTACCCTGTTTCTGGACGAAGTCGCCGAACTCCCGCTGGAATTGCAGGCCAAATTGCTCAGGGTTTTGCAAGAACAAAGCTTCATCCCGGTCGGCGGGGATTCGGCCATTAGCGTCGATGTCCGTATCATCGCCGCCACGCATCGCTCGCTCCGCGAGGAAGTAAAAGCGGGACGGTTTCGCGAGGATTTGATGTATCGCTTAAGGGTGGTTCCCGTCTTCTTGCCGCCACTGCGGGAGCGGCGGCTGGACGTCAACTTGCTGCTCTGGCATCAAATCAATCTGCATAATCTCCATGGTAAACGCCATGTCGACAGCATCGCCCCGGAGGCGATGCGGCGTTTGCTGGATCACGCCTGGCCCGGTAACGTGCGCGAGTTGATCAATGTCGTCGAATACGCTTTCGCGGTGGGACGCGGAAACGAACTGCGTCTGGATGATTTACCACCGGAATTTCGTGAACCCAAGCCCTTGGCGGCATTTGACGCCGTGCCGACCATCAGCCGGACCAGGAACAAACATGAAGCGGAATTGATCCGTGATGCGTTGAAAATGGCCAATGGCAATTTGGAGGCGGCGGCCAGCTATGCCGGCATGAGCCGGGTCACATTTTGGCGAAAGCGAAAAAAATATAACATCGAAGGGTATGACTAG
- a CDS encoding PHP domain-containing protein, with protein sequence MSSEVYDLHCHSTASDGALSPTELVRRAHRQGVTVLALTDHDTTDGLADAARVADEIGLKLIPGIELSATYANQCLHIVGLNIDPEQKDLREGLATQQAIRDQRALKIAEKLEKKGIKGAYPAVSQAAGSGEITRSHFADFLVAEGYVVTQQEAFDRYLSKGKPAFVPTQWAALDDAVAWIRSAGGVAVLAHPLRYSLTHKWMNRALSAFKQAGGQAVEVVTGRASADDIQLSMQFALRHQLHASVGSDFHTPDNQWVELGRLAPLPTNLTPVWALFD encoded by the coding sequence ATGAGCTCAGAAGTGTACGATTTGCACTGTCATTCCACCGCGTCGGACGGTGCATTGTCGCCGACCGAACTGGTTAGGCGCGCGCATCGGCAAGGCGTAACCGTGCTGGCCTTGACCGATCACGATACGACCGATGGCTTGGCCGACGCCGCGCGAGTGGCTGACGAAATAGGGTTGAAGCTGATTCCGGGCATCGAGTTGTCGGCGACTTATGCCAATCAGTGTTTACACATAGTCGGATTGAATATCGATCCCGAGCAGAAGGATTTGCGGGAAGGCCTCGCCACACAACAAGCCATTCGCGATCAGCGCGCACTGAAAATCGCCGAAAAACTGGAAAAAAAAGGCATCAAGGGCGCCTATCCGGCAGTTAGCCAGGCGGCGGGTAGCGGCGAGATCACCCGTTCCCACTTCGCCGATTTCCTGGTGGCCGAAGGGTATGTCGTCACGCAGCAGGAAGCTTTCGACCGCTATCTCAGCAAGGGTAAACCGGCTTTCGTGCCTACGCAGTGGGCCGCTTTGGACGATGCGGTCGCCTGGATACGGTCGGCGGGTGGTGTCGCGGTGCTGGCCCACCCCTTGCGTTATAGCCTGACCCATAAGTGGATGAACCGTGCGTTGAGCGCATTCAAACAGGCTGGTGGTCAAGCCGTGGAAGTCGTCACCGGCAGGGCATCGGCGGACGATATTCAGCTGAGCATGCAGTTTGCGCTGCGGCATCAGTTACATGCGTCGGTGGGGTCGGATTTTCATACTCCGGACAATCAATGGGTGGAACTGGGAAGATTGGCGCCGTTGCCGACCAATCTAACACCGGTGTGGGCTTTGTTCGATTGA
- a CDS encoding ABC transporter ATP-binding protein, which yields MKKPRSSSKQHYSWHYIFRIALLHKKQLVMGHVIAILATVASVPVPLLMPLLVDEVLLNHPGLVLNSVNPFLPADWQQPIVYIAGVLLVSLAMRLFALVLNIIQTRQFSNIAKDVIFHMRSDMVDHLQYISMSEYESLGSGTVTAHMVTDLDTLDNFIGSTISKLLVACLTVLGTAVILLWMHWQLGLFIIFLNPVVIYFAKAIGSKIKDLKANENKAYAIFQQALSETLEAINQIRASNREQHYCKQLINSALAVKEHSTAFAWKSDATVRLSFLTFLFGFDIFRATAMLMVLYSSLTIGEMLAVFGYLWFMMAPVQEILNIQQSFYAAKAALARVNRLTQLQREPQYPHLHNPFLGKKTVSVSVKDLHFSYKDEPVLNGINLDIPAGEKIALVGASGGGKSTLAQTLIGLYPPDEGMIYFDGVPLDRIGLDVVREHVATVLQHPALLNDTIRANLTLGRAIEDSELWYALELAQLKTTVAELDKGLDTVVGRQGMRLSGGQRQRLAIARMIVSKPSVVILDEATSALDSETEYKLHQALNQFLHGRTTLIIAHRLSAVKQADHVYVFEEGRICEQGRHEALIQQKGLYAKLYGEYQ from the coding sequence TTGAAAAAGCCGCGTTCGTCCAGTAAACAACACTATTCCTGGCATTACATTTTTCGCATTGCCCTGCTGCATAAAAAACAATTGGTGATGGGACATGTCATCGCCATTCTCGCCACGGTGGCCAGCGTGCCGGTGCCGCTATTGATGCCGCTCTTGGTCGACGAGGTGCTGCTGAACCATCCCGGCCTGGTGTTGAATAGCGTCAACCCGTTTTTACCGGCGGATTGGCAGCAGCCCATCGTCTACATCGCCGGTGTGTTGCTCGTGAGTCTGGCGATGCGGCTGTTCGCGCTAGTGTTGAATATCATCCAGACCCGGCAGTTTTCCAATATTGCCAAGGATGTGATTTTTCACATGCGCTCCGATATGGTCGATCATTTGCAATATATTTCGATGTCAGAATATGAAAGTCTAGGCAGTGGCACCGTGACCGCGCATATGGTGACCGATCTCGATACGCTGGATAATTTCATCGGTAGCACCATCAGCAAACTGCTGGTGGCCTGCTTGACAGTGCTGGGTACTGCCGTGATTTTATTGTGGATGCATTGGCAGCTGGGATTATTCATCATTTTTCTGAATCCGGTCGTGATTTATTTCGCCAAGGCCATCGGTTCCAAAATCAAGGACCTGAAAGCCAACGAAAACAAGGCCTATGCGATATTCCAGCAGGCCTTGAGCGAAACCCTGGAAGCCATCAATCAGATTCGCGCCAGCAACCGCGAACAACATTACTGCAAGCAATTGATCAATAGTGCCTTGGCGGTCAAGGAACATTCGACCGCGTTTGCCTGGAAAAGTGATGCCACGGTCCGCCTGAGTTTTTTGACATTTTTGTTTGGCTTCGACATTTTTCGTGCCACGGCGATGTTGATGGTGTTGTATTCGAGTCTAACCATAGGCGAGATGCTGGCGGTATTCGGATACCTGTGGTTCATGATGGCGCCGGTGCAAGAGATATTGAATATCCAGCAATCTTTTTACGCCGCCAAGGCTGCCTTGGCTCGGGTCAATCGACTCACGCAGTTGCAACGCGAACCCCAATATCCGCATTTGCACAACCCATTTCTGGGCAAAAAGACCGTGTCGGTCAGTGTCAAAGATCTGCATTTCAGTTACAAGGACGAACCCGTGTTGAACGGCATTAATCTGGATATACCGGCCGGTGAAAAAATCGCGCTGGTGGGTGCCAGTGGCGGTGGTAAATCGACCTTGGCGCAAACCTTGATCGGTTTGTATCCACCCGATGAAGGCATGATTTACTTTGACGGCGTGCCGCTGGATCGTATCGGCCTGGATGTGGTGCGTGAGCATGTGGCCACGGTATTACAACATCCCGCCTTGTTAAACGACACCATTCGCGCCAATTTGACCTTGGGCCGCGCCATCGAGGACAGTGAATTGTGGTATGCCCTTGAATTGGCGCAATTGAAAACGACCGTGGCCGAACTGGATAAAGGCCTGGATACCGTGGTCGGCCGGCAGGGCATGCGCTTGTCGGGTGGGCAACGCCAACGCCTGGCCATCGCGCGGATGATAGTCAGCAAGCCCTCGGTGGTGATACTCGACGAGGCCACATCGGCGCTGGACAGCGAAACCGAATACAAGCTACACCAGGCCTTGAACCAATTTTTACATGGCCGTACCACGCTCATCATCGCCCACCGTCTCAGCGCCGTGAAGCAGGCTGATCATGTCTACGTGTTCGAAGAAGGCCGCATTTGCGAACAGGGACGGCACGAAGCCTTGATTCAACAAAAAGGCTTGTATGCCAAACTTTACGGCGAATATCAATGA
- a CDS encoding transglycosylase SLT domain-containing protein produces the protein MRFAIGLLLLTNLLASGISFAADSAHSLSALRKTFLQAEQYIKTDRDDDYFALSDTLKNYPLYPYLHYQWLSKHLDEELAITTFLHDYPHSRYTALLHNKWLSHLGHKQQWLNFIRQYQKSDDVALQCYFSQAQYLAGQGQAAMAAAKQFWLSGKTLPAACDRLFDWLRDWPDYDAELIWQRFENALRQNNAPLAKQTLALLPAAEQIMAETWLKLHERPQLVKEPAAWKRNYAKAGALFAHAIARWTDNDPLAAVRTWDEQKQRFDIAPALQAEIERRLAMGLALRRDARAYARLTQFAGSDPSAQEWRVRSALIRQNWADVLAALDDLGEALKTQDKWRYWRARALAATVFKQEAQVLLEELAKQRSFYGFMAADRLQQKIELNHQAVNVAENDLEQLRRNNEFLVVNELFAIDRRPEATRQWWHAMNGLSPHQLTVAAKLAEHAQWPALAIATIAKANQWDDMDLRFPLSFSTQIIEQANAQALDPSLLFALIRQESAFDEFAGSSAGAIGLMQLMPATARQIAGELKEPWNNDFNLVMPAVNLKYGSHYFKKILNRFDGHPALAIAAYNAGSQRVKQWLPKNQTLPADIWIETIPYKETRTYVTSVIAYALIYQQRLQRTGLKVTDFLKEVGPG, from the coding sequence ATGAGGTTTGCCATCGGGCTGCTGCTATTAACCAATCTGCTGGCCTCCGGTATCAGCTTTGCGGCCGATTCGGCGCATTCCCTGAGCGCGCTGCGCAAAACCTTTCTGCAAGCCGAGCAATATATCAAGACGGACCGTGACGATGACTATTTCGCCTTGTCCGATACCTTAAAAAACTATCCGCTTTATCCCTATCTGCATTACCAGTGGCTGAGCAAGCATCTCGATGAAGAGCTGGCGATAACGACGTTCTTGCACGACTATCCCCACAGCCGTTACACCGCATTGTTGCACAACAAATGGCTATCGCATCTCGGGCACAAGCAACAATGGCTGAACTTTATCCGGCAATATCAAAAAAGCGATGATGTCGCATTGCAATGCTATTTTTCCCAAGCCCAATATCTAGCCGGCCAAGGCCAAGCAGCAATGGCGGCCGCCAAACAATTTTGGTTGAGCGGAAAAACGCTGCCGGCAGCCTGCGACAGGCTGTTTGATTGGTTGAGAGATTGGCCGGACTACGATGCGGAACTGATTTGGCAGCGTTTTGAAAACGCGCTCCGTCAAAACAATGCTCCACTGGCAAAACAAACGCTGGCCTTGCTGCCCGCCGCCGAGCAAATAATGGCGGAAACCTGGCTCAAATTGCATGAACGGCCACAACTGGTAAAAGAACCGGCTGCCTGGAAACGTAATTACGCCAAAGCCGGGGCATTGTTCGCCCATGCCATCGCACGCTGGACAGACAACGATCCGCTGGCGGCCGTGCGTACCTGGGATGAACAAAAACAACGCTTCGACATTGCCCCAGCCCTTCAGGCGGAGATCGAAAGACGCCTGGCCATGGGCCTGGCTTTGCGGCGCGATGCGCGTGCCTATGCCAGACTCACTCAATTTGCCGGTTCCGATCCATCGGCGCAGGAATGGCGGGTGCGTAGCGCCTTGATTCGACAAAACTGGGCCGATGTGCTCGCTGCGTTGGATGACCTCGGCGAGGCGTTGAAAACCCAAGACAAATGGCGTTATTGGCGCGCCAGGGCCCTGGCGGCGACCGTTTTCAAGCAAGAAGCGCAGGTTTTGCTGGAAGAACTCGCCAAACAACGTAGTTTTTACGGCTTCATGGCCGCCGATCGATTACAACAAAAAATCGAGTTGAACCATCAAGCCGTCAACGTGGCAGAAAACGATCTTGAGCAGTTGCGTCGCAACAACGAATTTCTGGTGGTAAACGAGTTATTCGCCATCGATCGCAGGCCCGAAGCCACCCGACAATGGTGGCATGCCATGAACGGCCTGAGCCCTCATCAACTGACCGTGGCGGCCAAACTGGCCGAGCATGCGCAATGGCCGGCCTTGGCCATTGCAACCATCGCCAAGGCCAACCAATGGGATGACATGGATTTACGCTTCCCACTTTCGTTCAGCACACAGATCATCGAACAAGCAAATGCACAGGCACTCGACCCCAGCCTGCTGTTTGCGTTGATTCGCCAAGAAAGCGCCTTCGATGAATTTGCCGGTTCCTCAGCCGGCGCAATCGGTTTGATGCAACTGATGCCGGCAACCGCCCGGCAGATTGCCGGCGAATTAAAGGAGCCGTGGAACAATGACTTCAATCTGGTGATGCCGGCGGTCAATCTGAAATACGGAAGTCATTACTTCAAAAAAATCCTGAATCGGTTCGATGGACATCCCGCACTGGCTATCGCCGCTTACAATGCCGGTAGTCAGCGGGTCAAGCAATGGTTACCCAAAAACCAGACATTACCCGCGGATATCTGGATAGAAACCATACCCTACAAAGAAACCCGGACTTATGTGACATCGGTGATTGCCTATGCGCTGATTTACCAACAGCGCCTGCAGAGAACGGGGTTGAAAGTCACTGATTTTCTGAAAGAAGTAGGCCCCGGCTAA
- the fabA gene encoding 3-hydroxyacyl-[acyl-carrier-protein] dehydratase FabA, translated as MEKQHSFTREELLMSGRGELYGPQNAQLPLPNMLMMDRIVHISDEGGKYGKGEIIAELDINPDLWFFDCHFQGDPVMPGCLGLDAMWQLVGFYLCWMGGPGKGRALGCGEVKFTGQVLPTAKKVTYKVDLKRVILRKLVMGIADATMEVDGKQIYEATDLRVGLFTSTQDF; from the coding sequence ATGGAGAAACAGCATAGTTTCACGCGCGAAGAATTACTGATGTCGGGCCGAGGCGAGTTATACGGCCCACAAAACGCGCAACTCCCCCTTCCCAACATGCTGATGATGGATCGCATCGTTCATATTTCCGACGAAGGCGGCAAATATGGTAAGGGCGAAATTATTGCGGAACTCGACATCAATCCTGATTTGTGGTTTTTCGATTGCCATTTCCAAGGCGACCCTGTCATGCCTGGCTGCTTGGGCTTGGACGCGATGTGGCAACTGGTCGGATTTTATCTTTGCTGGATGGGTGGTCCCGGTAAAGGCCGCGCGTTAGGCTGCGGCGAAGTGAAATTCACCGGACAAGTGCTGCCGACTGCCAAGAAAGTCACCTATAAAGTCGATCTGAAACGCGTGATTCTGCGCAAGCTGGTGATGGGCATAGCCGACGCCACCATGGAAGTGGACGGCAAACAGATCTACGAGGCTACCGACTTACGGGTTGGCCTATTCACTTCTACTCAGGATTTTTAA
- the fabB gene encoding beta-ketoacyl-ACP synthase I — protein sequence MRRAVVTGLGIVSSIGNNRDEVVASLRSGRSGIIHSEVYQELGFRSHVHGPINLDLDEAIDRKIKRFMGDGAAYNYLAMEQAIADSGLEEEHVSNFRTGLVMGSGGPSTSNLVDAADILRAKGVKKVGPYMVTRAMSSTNTACLATPFKIKGVNYTISSACATSAHCIGHAMELIQLNKQDVVFAGGGEELHWSMSVLFDAMGALSSKYNDAPATASRPYDANRDGFVISGGGGVLVIEELEHAKARGAKIYAELVGYGATSDGYDMVQPSGEGAVRCMLQAMSTVHDKIDYINAHGTSTPVGDTRELEAMRAVFGAANVPAVSSTKSLTGHALGAAGVNEAIYSLLMMQENFLSASANINDLDPDAADIPIVREYRDNVTLNTIMSNSFGFGGTNATLIFQRYNG from the coding sequence ATGAGACGCGCGGTTGTAACAGGTTTGGGAATAGTCTCCAGTATCGGCAATAATCGGGACGAAGTGGTTGCCTCGCTAAGAAGCGGCCGCTCCGGCATCATTCATTCCGAGGTTTATCAAGAACTCGGCTTCAGAAGCCATGTTCACGGCCCGATCAATCTGGATCTGGACGAGGCCATCGATCGCAAGATCAAACGTTTCATGGGTGACGGCGCGGCTTACAATTATCTGGCAATGGAGCAAGCCATCGCTGATTCTGGTTTGGAAGAAGAGCATGTATCCAATTTTCGCACCGGCCTGGTGATGGGATCAGGCGGCCCATCTACCTCAAACCTAGTCGATGCAGCCGATATTTTGCGCGCCAAGGGCGTCAAAAAAGTCGGCCCGTACATGGTGACGCGCGCGATGTCCAGCACCAATACCGCCTGTCTGGCCACGCCGTTCAAAATCAAGGGCGTCAACTACACCATCAGTTCCGCTTGCGCGACCAGCGCGCATTGCATCGGCCATGCGATGGAATTGATTCAGCTGAACAAGCAAGATGTCGTCTTCGCCGGTGGCGGCGAGGAATTGCATTGGAGCATGTCGGTATTGTTCGACGCGATGGGCGCCTTGTCCTCAAAATACAACGATGCCCCGGCTACCGCCTCAAGACCGTATGACGCCAACCGCGACGGCTTCGTAATTTCCGGTGGCGGCGGCGTCCTGGTCATCGAAGAACTCGAGCATGCCAAGGCGCGCGGGGCGAAAATCTATGCCGAATTGGTCGGCTATGGTGCGACCTCCGACGGTTACGACATGGTGCAACCGTCCGGCGAAGGCGCGGTACGCTGTATGCTGCAAGCCATGTCGACAGTGCACGACAAAATCGACTATATCAACGCCCACGGTACCAGCACCCCGGTTGGCGACACCCGGGAACTGGAAGCCATGCGCGCCGTCTTTGGCGCGGCGAACGTGCCGGCCGTCAGCTCGACCAAATCGCTGACCGGTCATGCCTTAGGCGCTGCCGGGGTCAACGAGGCGATTTACTCGCTGCTAATGATGCAGGAAAATTTCCTCAGCGCCTCGGCCAACATCAACGATCTTGATCCTGATGCAGCCGACATTCCGATCGTCCGTGAATACCGCGACAACGTGACATTGAACACGATCATGTCCAACAGCTTCGGCTTTGGCGGCACTAACGCCACGTTGATTTTCCAGCGTTATAACGGCTAA
- the ttcA gene encoding tRNA 2-thiocytidine(32) synthetase TtcA — MSNQEQKSRTQFNKLQKRLRRSVGEAIADFNMIEHGDKVMVCLSGGKDSYTMLDILLNLQKTAPVDFEIIAVNLDQKQPGFPEHVLPEYLTSIGVPFHIIEHDTYSIVKRIIPEGKTTCSLCSRLRRGTLYGFAKEHKVTKIALGHHREDIIETFFLNMFYAGKLKAMPPKLLSDDKQNIVIRPLAYCREKDINRFAAFKQFPIIPCNLCGSQENLQRKAMKQMLAGWDKQFPGRLETIFSSLQNIAPSQMLDPGLFDFAGLRIDPDANLPRTVSDEPGLDILER; from the coding sequence ATGTCCAACCAAGAACAAAAATCCAGAACCCAGTTCAACAAACTGCAGAAGCGTCTGCGCCGCAGCGTCGGCGAAGCCATCGCCGATTTCAACATGATAGAACACGGCGACAAGGTAATGGTATGCCTGTCCGGCGGCAAGGATTCCTATACCATGCTGGACATCCTGCTGAATTTGCAGAAAACCGCGCCGGTCGATTTCGAAATCATCGCGGTCAATCTGGATCAAAAACAACCGGGTTTTCCCGAACACGTATTGCCGGAATATTTGACGTCTATCGGCGTGCCGTTCCATATCATCGAGCACGACACCTACAGCATCGTCAAACGCATCATCCCGGAAGGCAAAACAACCTGCAGCTTGTGCTCCAGGCTGCGCCGCGGCACCTTGTACGGTTTTGCCAAGGAGCACAAGGTTACCAAGATCGCCTTGGGCCATCACCGCGAAGACATCATCGAGACTTTTTTCCTGAACATGTTCTACGCCGGCAAGCTGAAAGCCATGCCGCCCAAGTTGCTCAGCGACGACAAGCAAAATATCGTGATTCGGCCGCTGGCTTATTGCCGGGAAAAAGACATCAATCGCTTCGCCGCCTTCAAGCAATTTCCGATCATCCCGTGCAACCTGTGCGGCTCGCAGGAAAACCTACAGCGCAAAGCCATGAAGCAAATGCTGGCCGGCTGGGACAAACAATTTCCGGGCCGCCTGGAAACCATTTTCTCCAGCCTGCAAAACATTGCACCGTCGCAAATGCTTGACCCCGGTTTGTTCGACTTCGCCGGCTTGCGCATCGATCCCGACGCCAATCTGCCGCGCACGGTTTCGGACGAACCTGGACTGGATATCCTCGAACGCTAA